From Mucilaginibacter gotjawali:
TACAGCAATAGTAGTAATTGATCTTTTGTTTTGAGTTGAGGGGCCAGCTTTCACCATGGTGAAACCTGCAATACCTAATGCCGCTACGGCTAAAATCATTTTTTCATGGTTATAATGTTTTGTTTTATAGTAACCCTATTAAACACAACCATGCCAAGTTGACTATCAATGCCGTATTTATCATGAAATCAAATACTTACAAACTGACCAAACAAAACAAAACTGTTGATTTATTCCACACGTTGAGGGGAACAGCAACAATTATTGAAATATCGCTGTTGATTGATTTCCCAAAAATATTAAATTATGACTGGCCGTCCGTCCGGGAAAGGTTTAGAGAAGCAAATATTTAAAAAAGCTGTAGTCACACTCAGAGTCGTAAGCCAACCTTCGATACATGAGCTGACCAAATAAAAATGCATTCTTAAATCGGTTTGGGTCAAAGGTTCGAAAAAACTAAACATTTTCTAAAATGACCTTGGGATCTAAATTCAGTTTCCGATACAATGCCTTTAAAAATAAAACATCAGGCTGACGTTCACCTGTCAATATCTGTGATAATTTAGGCTTACCTATACCTAACTTACCGGCCAATTTAGCCTGAGAGAGCTTATTTTCGAACATAAATAGCTCGACTACTTCAGATAAAGATGTCGGCTGTTTAACAGGCTTAAGGTGTAAAACTTCATCTTCGTATTTCTCAGCAGCAATTGTCATTGCCTGCAAATGTTCGATTTCTTCTTCAGAAAGATTTGCTTCACCCTTATTCATTAGGTCATAAATAGCCAGCATCGCGCCATGATAGTTTTTATTCGAATCTATTAAGAATTCATTTTTCATCTCGATGTTTTTTAAGGCTGCCCAAATTGCTCAAGTCACAAAAATAGCGGAATAATTATTATCGTATAAAATAACATTCACAAAACATCCCCATTCCATCCCTCTTTTGTATTTTTGCGCTTCAATCAATTATGGAAAACAAACCCATAGCCCGAAAGCTTCGCCTGTTATCGCAACTGATGGAACTGCATGAGGTAAATCCCTTTAAGGTAAAGTCGATGGCGAATGCTGCTTTTAAGGTAGATAAACTCCCCTTCTCCGCTAAAAATAAAACCACCGAAGATCTTGAAAAAATTGATGGCATTGGTAAAAGCACTGCCGCTAAAATAACTGAATTGCTGGAAACCGGCACCATGGCCGAGCTGGAAGAAATGCTGGATAAAACCCCGGCTGGTGTGGTGGAAATGATGGGCATTAAAGGCATTGGCCCTAAAAAGGTAG
This genomic window contains:
- a CDS encoding helix-turn-helix domain-containing protein, yielding MKNEFLIDSNKNYHGAMLAIYDLMNKGEANLSEEEIEHLQAMTIAAEKYEDEVLHLKPVKQPTSLSEVVELFMFENKLSQAKLAGKLGIGKPKLSQILTGERQPDVLFLKALYRKLNLDPKVILENV